A genome region from Tolypothrix sp. PCC 7712 includes the following:
- a CDS encoding ABC transporter permease subunit (The N-terminal region of this protein, as described by TIGR01726, is a three transmembrane segment that identifies a subfamily of ABC transporter permease subunits, which specificities that include histidine, arginine, glutamine, glutamate, L-cystine (sic), the opines (in Agrobacterium) octopine and nopaline, etc.) — MPNAPYPKRKILTLLFAAMVVISIVTGQSYSLNAASSVGKDTLTLITSPDYPPYEFYDTQGGDRQIVGFDIDIAKNLAQKLGFKLQVMESDFNGLIPALQANRADFVMAGMTPTPERKKNVDFSIIYYEAKDTIVAPKTSNLQQPQDLAGKKVGVQLGTIQEQNAKKIAEKVTGIQLKQLNKVPEAIQEIKSGRIDAAIVEDTVARGFAQANPELEFNVIPSEEASGSAIAFPKSSPLVQPFNQALQQMQQKGELKQLVTKWFSQTTAATNVSSAPAKGGLNLDFTRIIPEIPFILKGIPLTLLFTLFSVFLGLIWGTILSLCKITGIKPLTWLANAYTSIFRGTPLLLQLALVYYATPQLTGYDISALTAGVLTFTLNSGAYMSETIRGGIQAVDKGQTEAAMSMGVPYGLMMWDIILPQALKNILPALVNETIGLLKDSALVSTIGVVEILRSAQIVGANKYIYFEPLLFAGFIYYALVMGLTFGASVLERRLRQSE, encoded by the coding sequence ATGCCCAATGCCCCATACCCTAAACGAAAAATATTAACCTTGCTGTTTGCAGCAATGGTTGTCATAAGTATTGTCACAGGTCAAAGCTATTCTCTCAACGCAGCTTCATCTGTAGGCAAAGATACACTGACATTGATTACTTCGCCAGATTATCCCCCTTATGAGTTCTATGATACTCAAGGAGGCGATCGCCAAATTGTTGGCTTTGATATTGATATTGCTAAAAATCTGGCGCAAAAACTGGGGTTTAAACTCCAGGTAATGGAATCCGATTTTAATGGCTTAATCCCTGCACTCCAAGCCAATCGCGCTGATTTTGTGATGGCGGGGATGACTCCCACCCCAGAACGCAAGAAAAATGTTGATTTCTCGATTATTTATTACGAAGCTAAAGATACCATTGTCGCCCCGAAAACTAGCAATCTTCAGCAACCCCAAGACTTAGCGGGGAAGAAAGTAGGGGTACAGTTGGGGACTATTCAAGAGCAAAATGCTAAAAAAATAGCTGAGAAAGTTACCGGAATTCAGCTAAAACAACTTAATAAAGTACCAGAAGCCATTCAAGAAATTAAATCTGGGCGAATTGATGCTGCCATTGTGGAAGATACTGTAGCGAGGGGATTTGCCCAAGCCAACCCAGAGTTAGAGTTTAACGTCATTCCTTCTGAAGAAGCCAGTGGTTCGGCGATCGCTTTTCCGAAAAGTTCTCCTTTGGTACAGCCTTTTAACCAAGCTTTGCAACAAATGCAGCAAAAAGGCGAACTCAAGCAATTAGTAACTAAATGGTTCTCCCAAACTACCGCCGCTACTAACGTCTCTTCAGCACCAGCTAAAGGTGGTTTGAATTTAGACTTTACGAGAATCATCCCCGAAATACCTTTTATCCTCAAAGGTATTCCCCTAACGTTATTGTTTACTCTATTCTCAGTATTTCTAGGGTTAATTTGGGGGACAATTCTCTCTCTTTGCAAAATTACGGGAATCAAACCCCTGACTTGGCTAGCTAACGCCTATACCTCTATATTTCGCGGTACACCATTACTATTACAGTTAGCGTTAGTTTACTATGCCACACCCCAACTAACAGGCTATGACATCTCAGCTTTAACAGCAGGAGTGCTAACCTTTACCCTCAACTCTGGCGCTTATATGTCCGAAACCATCCGTGGGGGAATTCAAGCGGTAGATAAAGGACAAACGGAAGCGGCGATGTCTATGGGTGTTCCTTATGGCTTGATGATGTGGGACATTATCTTACCCCAAGCCTTAAAAAACATTCTCCCGGCTTTGGTAAATGAAACTATTGGACTATTGAAAGACTCAGCTTTAGTCTCGACAATTGGAGTAGTAGAAATCTTACGCAGCGCTCAAATTGTCGGTGCAAATAAATATATTTACTTTGAGCCGCTACTGTTTGCAGGGTTTATTTACTATGCTTTAGTCATGGGTTTAACCTTTGGTGCATCGGTTTTAGAAAGGAGGTTAAGACAAAGTGAGTAA
- a CDS encoding amino acid ABC transporter ATP-binding protein → MSNVLIRTEFLCKSFGKLDVLKNISTEIHQGEVVAILGPSGSGKSTFLRCMNLLERPSKGKIYFHNQEITHPQINIGQVRQQLVMVFQHFNLFPHMTVMQNVTYAPIKVKKVDKKIAENKALELLTKVGLEAKADVYPSKLSGGQKQRVAIARALAMEPEMILFDEPTSALDPEMVKDVLQVMQNLAQTGITMAIVTHEMGFAREVASRIMFLDQGILAEDTTPGEFFQNPQCDRAKQFLEKML, encoded by the coding sequence GTGAGTAACGTCTTAATTCGGACAGAATTTTTGTGTAAATCCTTCGGTAAACTCGACGTACTCAAAAATATCTCCACAGAAATTCACCAAGGTGAAGTTGTAGCGATTCTCGGCCCTTCTGGTTCAGGTAAATCTACATTTTTACGTTGCATGAATTTGCTGGAACGTCCCAGCAAAGGTAAAATTTATTTTCATAATCAAGAAATAACTCATCCTCAAATCAATATCGGACAAGTTCGGCAACAATTGGTGATGGTGTTTCAACACTTTAATTTATTTCCCCACATGACAGTGATGCAAAATGTCACCTATGCGCCAATTAAAGTGAAAAAAGTAGATAAAAAAATAGCCGAAAATAAAGCGCTAGAGTTACTCACAAAAGTCGGCTTAGAAGCAAAAGCAGATGTGTACCCATCTAAATTATCAGGGGGACAGAAACAAAGAGTTGCCATAGCCCGTGCTTTAGCAATGGAACCGGAGATGATTCTCTTTGATGAACCCACCTCTGCATTAGACCCGGAAATGGTCAAAGACGTGCTACAAGTGATGCAAAACTTAGCGCAAACCGGAATCACAATGGCGATAGTTACCCACGAAATGGGGTTTGCTAGAGAAGTAGCCAGTCGGATTATGTTTCTCGACCAAGGTATTTTAGCAGAAGACACTACCCCTGGTGAATTTTTCCAGAATCCACAGTGCGATCGCGCGAAGCAATTCTTAGAAAAAATGTTGTAA
- a CDS encoding NACHT domain-containing protein, whose protein sequence is MSIDIVVKALKSLAKPAASLVINQAQRNETVVRLLKQFNFDPAQPPKDIDGVYVYSLIEYGVGKPEAMLNLFRETKIKKAFWSAYTANNPLGFVKEVEKFLQGTDLEFDIRLLRIELSSELEEFGEIFINVAKKSKAKDFEPFPEWNLDEYPREFKSLIKEKVRSFCGRQFVFDTFKQFCDKNRSGYFTVVGDAGMGKSAIAAKYVWDNKSPCYFNIRSEGRNRPALFLESIRKQLIKRYQLQNVDNANLAELLEQVSRKMTVSESLVIVVDALDEVEQKPGGNLLDLPTALPERVYFLLTRRPYTIETKHLYAPDVPMEELDLRRSQYVNLSREDIKEYIRFFLNDDPDYKNAIKQWIQNRNISDDDFVEQVANKSENNFMYLRYVLPGIAKGDYDDLSLKQLPAGLQDYYQVHWQRMGIDEKPQEIKVFILFILVEIGTPIPCEMIAAITEQDEYDVQSVLYELVEYLKLQYLEGEICYSIYHASFLDFLKAKRELNPKRKPFQEINQRIADYLVRKMA, encoded by the coding sequence ATGAGTATTGATATTGTAGTGAAAGCACTGAAGAGTCTTGCTAAACCTGCGGCTTCTCTAGTAATTAATCAAGCTCAACGCAATGAAACTGTAGTCAGACTTTTAAAACAATTTAATTTTGACCCAGCACAACCACCCAAAGATATTGACGGTGTTTATGTCTACTCTTTAATTGAGTATGGTGTTGGTAAGCCGGAAGCCATGCTGAATCTTTTTAGGGAAACAAAGATTAAAAAAGCCTTTTGGAGTGCTTATACTGCCAATAATCCTTTAGGTTTTGTCAAGGAAGTAGAAAAGTTTTTGCAGGGAACGGATTTAGAATTTGATATCCGATTGTTGAGAATTGAATTGAGCTCGGAGTTAGAGGAGTTTGGAGAAATATTTATTAATGTTGCTAAAAAAAGCAAAGCTAAAGATTTTGAACCCTTCCCAGAATGGAATTTAGATGAGTATCCCAGGGAATTTAAGTCATTAATTAAAGAAAAAGTTCGCTCATTTTGCGGTCGTCAGTTTGTTTTTGACACATTTAAGCAATTTTGTGATAAAAATCGCAGTGGTTACTTTACAGTGGTGGGTGATGCAGGGATGGGGAAAAGTGCCATCGCGGCTAAATACGTTTGGGACAATAAATCACCATGCTATTTTAATATTCGCTCCGAGGGACGCAATCGACCGGCTCTATTTCTTGAAAGTATTCGCAAACAATTAATTAAGCGTTACCAGTTGCAAAATGTGGACAATGCTAATTTAGCGGAATTACTAGAACAAGTTAGCAGAAAAATGACCGTTAGTGAAAGTCTGGTAATTGTAGTTGATGCGCTGGATGAAGTGGAACAAAAACCAGGGGGGAATCTTTTAGATTTACCAACGGCGCTACCAGAACGTGTCTATTTTCTGCTGACTAGAAGACCATATACTATAGAGACAAAACACTTGTATGCTCCAGATGTCCCGATGGAGGAGCTAGATTTAAGGCGAAGTCAGTATGTTAACTTGAGTCGTGAAGATATCAAGGAGTATATTCGGTTCTTTTTAAATGACGATCCAGACTATAAAAATGCAATTAAGCAATGGATTCAAAACCGCAATATTTCTGATGACGATTTTGTTGAGCAGGTAGCAAATAAGAGTGAAAACAATTTCATGTATCTGCGCTATGTTTTGCCAGGAATTGCTAAAGGTGACTATGATGACCTGAGTTTAAAGCAATTACCCGCTGGTCTGCAAGATTATTATCAAGTCCATTGGCAGCGCATGGGGATAGATGAAAAACCCCAAGAAATAAAGGTATTTATTCTGTTTATTTTAGTGGAGATTGGTACACCAATTCCTTGTGAAATGATAGCGGCAATTACCGAACAGGATGAATATGATGTGCAATCAGTTTTATATGAGTTGGTTGAGTATTTGAAGTTGCAATATTTAGAAGGAGAAATCTGCTACAGCATCTATCATGCTAGTTTTTTAGACTTTTTAAAAGCAAAACGGGAGCTAAACCCTAAACGGAAGCCATTTCAAGAGATTAATCAACGCATTGCTGACTACCTTGTAAGGAAGATGGCTTGA
- a CDS encoding ABC transporter ATP-binding protein, whose product MNNPPAIQLSHISKVYKNGTVALQDLNLTIPESQFISIVGPSGCGKSTVLKLIAGLGRISSGTIDWGLSPQARKLAFVFQDAALMPWANVKENVRLPLKLAGISQKDANSLVQQTLALVGLEKSERSYPRELSGGMKMRVSIARALVTQPNILLMDEPFGALDEITRSKLNSDLLDLWYQHHWTVVFVTHNIYEAVYLSNRVVVMGTNPGRMIADIEITAPYPRSEEFRTSSLYNEYCRQVSQSLEIAMNYSPKVAF is encoded by the coding sequence ATGAATAACCCTCCCGCTATTCAACTCAGCCACATTAGCAAAGTCTACAAAAATGGCACAGTGGCGCTGCAAGACTTAAATTTAACTATCCCAGAATCACAATTTATCAGCATCGTCGGCCCTTCTGGGTGTGGTAAAAGTACAGTCCTCAAATTAATTGCCGGACTAGGGCGCATCAGTTCTGGTACTATTGACTGGGGTTTGTCTCCCCAAGCACGCAAACTCGCCTTTGTGTTTCAAGATGCAGCACTGATGCCTTGGGCTAATGTGAAAGAAAATGTCCGCCTACCGTTAAAGCTAGCGGGAATTTCTCAAAAAGATGCTAATAGTTTAGTGCAGCAAACATTGGCATTAGTAGGATTAGAAAAATCTGAGCGTAGTTACCCCCGTGAGTTATCTGGGGGGATGAAAATGCGAGTATCAATTGCGCGGGCTTTAGTGACGCAACCAAATATTCTCTTAATGGATGAACCCTTTGGGGCTTTAGATGAAATCACCCGCAGTAAACTCAACAGTGACTTACTAGATTTATGGTATCAACACCATTGGACAGTGGTTTTTGTCACCCATAATATATACGAAGCAGTGTATTTATCAAATCGGGTAGTAGTGATGGGGACAAACCCCGGACGGATGATTGCAGATATTGAAATTACTGCACCTTACCCCCGTAGCGAGGAATTTCGTACCTCATCTTTGTATAACGAATATTGTCGCCAGGTTTCCCAATCTCTAGAAATAGCGATGAATTATTCCCCAAAGGTGGCATTTTGA
- a CDS encoding ABC transporter permease, with product MLFKRRPKLLSPDIFAPVLVGIFALLLWDIFVRITQLPPYILPSPILVLQTLISDWNELFSSLLITLQITIVAFVAAAISGLLIAILFTQSKWIERSFFPYAVILQTTPIVAIAPLIILWLKNNTFAALVVCAWIVAFFPIVSNTTLGLNSVDRNLLNLFQLYKASRWQTLLYLRLPSAMPYFLGGLKISGGLALIGAVVAEFVAGTGGEKSGIAYRILISSYNLQIPRMFAALFLTTGLGVLIFVSLSALSDFILRKWHESAVEQED from the coding sequence ATGCTATTTAAACGTCGCCCCAAATTACTATCACCTGATATTTTTGCACCCGTATTAGTGGGGATTTTCGCGTTGCTATTGTGGGATATATTCGTGCGAATTACACAATTACCGCCCTATATTCTCCCTAGCCCCATCTTAGTATTGCAAACCTTAATTAGTGATTGGAATGAGTTGTTCTCATCCTTATTAATTACTCTACAAATAACCATTGTCGCCTTTGTTGCGGCTGCAATTTCTGGGTTATTGATAGCAATATTGTTTACCCAAAGCAAATGGATTGAGCGCAGTTTCTTTCCCTATGCAGTTATTTTACAGACAACGCCCATAGTTGCGATCGCACCTTTAATTATTCTCTGGCTCAAAAACAACACCTTCGCCGCCTTAGTAGTTTGCGCCTGGATTGTCGCCTTTTTCCCCATCGTCTCTAATACTACTTTGGGACTCAACAGTGTAGACCGCAATTTACTTAACTTATTTCAACTCTACAAAGCTTCTCGTTGGCAAACCCTGCTGTATCTCCGCTTACCCAGTGCTATGCCATACTTCTTAGGTGGGTTAAAAATTAGCGGTGGTTTAGCTTTAATTGGCGCAGTTGTCGCGGAATTTGTCGCGGGAACTGGAGGGGAAAAATCCGGTATCGCCTATCGCATTCTCATTTCCAGCTATAACCTGCAAATTCCGCGAATGTTCGCCGCATTATTCTTGACTACGGGGTTGGGTGTGTTAATTTTCGTCAGCTTGAGTGCTTTATCGGACTTTATCTTACGTAAATGGCACGAAAGCGCAGTTGAACAAGAGGATTAA
- a CDS encoding tetratricopeptide repeat protein, whose amino-acid sequence MDSLSISSLLEDLKNSDATVREQATKKIWRIWFQQKGIYGLEKIDHSQKLLDAGETTEAEEVLTRLINEQPDFAEAWNRRAFLYYSMGNYQKSLADCQMVVNLNPVHFGALHGMGLCYAALGKYVEAIQAFQRALAIQPYSLVNQKLILECTFRIS is encoded by the coding sequence ATGGATTCTTTATCTATCAGCTCTTTACTTGAAGATTTGAAAAATTCAGATGCTACAGTCCGGGAACAAGCGACTAAGAAAATCTGGCGCATCTGGTTTCAACAAAAAGGCATTTATGGGCTGGAGAAAATTGACCACAGCCAGAAATTATTGGATGCTGGGGAAACTACTGAAGCTGAAGAAGTGCTAACAAGATTAATTAACGAACAACCAGATTTTGCTGAAGCTTGGAATCGTCGTGCTTTTCTTTACTACAGCATGGGTAATTATCAAAAGTCCTTAGCAGATTGTCAGATGGTTGTGAATCTCAATCCTGTACATTTTGGCGCACTCCACGGTATGGGCTTATGTTATGCAGCTTTAGGTAAATATGTTGAAGCAATTCAAGCTTTTCAGCGTGCTTTAGCCATTCAACCCTATTCACTGGTGAACCAAAAGTTAATTCTGGAATGTACATTCAGAATCAGCTAA
- a CDS encoding ABC transporter substrate-binding protein, translated as MNQPPSASATFDNLNRRQFLQYASLCIGSSIVSACANSNSEKMTTSGLDKVTFGTNWLAQAEHGGFYQAIATGIYKNHGLDVTIKMGGPQVPSGTQLLMGGAVDFFMGFGIDAINAVAQSIPKITVAAIFQKDPQCIITHPNTAIKTLADLKGKPIYVSAAANVTYWPLLKAKYGFTDAQKRPYNFNPAPFLADKTSAQQGYITSEPFAVEKQGGFKPIVFLLADYGYPTYATTIETKRELVDKNPDLVTRFVDASIKGWYSYLENPQPGNDLIKKANPEMTDEQLAYSLTKLKEYGIVISDTAEKLGIGAMSEARWKLVFDNMVLSGITQSNVKYQDSFTLQFVNKGVEYYKV; from the coding sequence ATGAATCAGCCGCCATCCGCATCAGCAACATTTGATAACCTGAATCGCCGCCAATTTCTTCAGTATGCTTCCTTATGTATAGGTAGTAGCATCGTGAGTGCCTGTGCTAATAGCAACTCTGAAAAAATGACAACTTCTGGGTTAGATAAAGTAACCTTTGGTACAAATTGGTTAGCACAAGCAGAACACGGCGGATTTTATCAGGCGATCGCAACTGGAATTTACAAAAATCACGGTCTTGATGTCACCATTAAAATGGGTGGCCCGCAAGTACCTAGTGGTACCCAGTTATTGATGGGTGGTGCAGTAGATTTTTTCATGGGTTTTGGTATTGATGCTATCAATGCAGTAGCACAAAGCATTCCCAAAATTACCGTAGCAGCAATTTTTCAAAAAGACCCTCAATGTATCATTACCCATCCCAACACAGCAATTAAAACCCTTGCCGACCTCAAAGGCAAACCGATTTATGTATCCGCTGCTGCAAACGTTACTTATTGGCCACTGCTAAAAGCTAAGTATGGTTTTACCGACGCACAAAAACGCCCTTACAACTTCAATCCTGCTCCCTTTTTGGCTGACAAAACCTCAGCGCAACAAGGATATATCACTTCAGAACCATTCGCGGTTGAAAAGCAAGGTGGTTTTAAACCGATAGTGTTTTTACTAGCAGATTATGGTTATCCCACATACGCAACTACAATTGAGACCAAGAGAGAATTAGTAGACAAAAATCCCGACTTGGTAACACGCTTTGTTGATGCCTCAATTAAGGGCTGGTATAGTTACTTAGAAAATCCTCAACCTGGTAATGATTTAATCAAGAAAGCGAATCCAGAAATGACAGATGAGCAGTTGGCTTATAGTCTTACCAAACTCAAAGAATATGGAATTGTAATTTCTGATACTGCAGAAAAACTTGGAATTGGGGCGATGAGTGAGGCTAGGTGGAAATTAGTATTTGACAACATGGTGCTATCTGGAATTACCCAGTCGAATGTTAAGTATCAAGACTCATTTACCCTGCAATTTGTCAATAAAGGTGTAGAGTATTACAAAGTTTGA